From Trichoplusia ni isolate ovarian cell line Hi5 chromosome 22, tn1, whole genome shotgun sequence, a single genomic window includes:
- the LOC113504386 gene encoding GATOR complex protein DEPDC5 isoform X4 — protein MKSFKLIVHQSSFSPLDLIINLKDYPGLKEKDIVEIYHPENDYPRLLLQVTRVDAPGRGRDTISVEQSIAITFQLRTFADVYVNIVNVADVALDSVELTFKDQYMGRSEMWRLKNSLVSTCVYLNKKIEYCGSAIRCQVYEMWSQGDRVACGVITEDTKIVFRSSTSMVYLFIQMSSEMWDFDIHGDLYFEKAVNGFLADLFAKWKKNGSNHEVTIVLFSRTFYKAKSLEEFPQHMKECLQKDYRGRFYEDFYRVAVQNERYEDWSNVLLQLRRLFTDYQKIVLQYHERPNLEIPTAINSTAAQGNFLEVLNMSLNVFEKHYLDRCFDRTGQLSVVITPGVGVFEVDRELTNVTKQRIIDNGVGSDLVCVGEQPLHAVPLLKFHNKDNNLNSIDDYSMPHWINLSFYSTNKKVAYSNFIPRIKLPPRKSQEPLRKMYEDERKGKLLKEDEYMHNSIFDYDAYDAQVFQLPPAHSTCVQRVTRTKKTSVAGLEGMNRRSPPSSSLHHRKMSDPDIHHTVADILANSNKQGAYDTNSDATDSPLSSNRLSPRSSISSHKPVIRTGRALINPFDPSHVTVKLTSNRRRWTHIFPKGPTGVLIQQHHYQARPAGEPASRSEDARCENNIQKENGSSSIINNNHSIYQVDGNVIGRKRMISASGTLAVLGVSAGAPSTTNNASLALLWGATGEQEWTPALTTANRAIGVDWKSLTIPACLPITTDYFPDKRSLQNDYLVSDYNLLPDDVNADFAQNRAIYKEPLTTMEVFKELVSQRLAQGFQLIVGVNENEVIESHCPSTAAPPPSKVAPQCGKPVNVAPTKRYLLSIGRIFHKLTLVGSTITVTRYRPRHPYPPFNIHYRYRFHAPNHDTYEVSWVSFTTEKLETYNWNYMDHYICTRGDTDFALVEALKYWRFRTLLLPLYNSATKLIMDDDATHCDIYPQPTRHDLDQLTDGFLKMTEQYFNKVKRPNKQRMALAGAGAADAALTRRRHSTSILTRSAQQLSPIKSLNTSQSNKAAAKTVLERTQSQTGESDDTYDDGVLEPKLKANSTLAEIIERMRSSTLGVGFLQQTVSLPSHTFVSIYAIHWLQANMEAVTYEKATSIMEKLQQEKMICHASGDTSKRFVVGYYMYHILPQKKEKDSQPEYVKPLGDLQSFENEWMEVEVLGPRSPLLSAEAMMGAIDISGFSPVTDETGVPAFLCDNIDPSYMQLGSDSDMPLYKNTHLDIDINNKSDRIEWGHARYQATFRPDQAYEMCIQWAVASGNIVAELIFGWARKAQSCRLQMVPIPADPLALPFTLKSDPLRGPIYVPLNEEPLLRSKATLFEGFPEDTWLERLFLFQEAIVGRFGFIKCTVESTSHEAGVGDHLYVHVTGNMFILIPTTVKSEQRALRTKPANKPVNASRYPVHSEAAPSPHEGYITRHVSGKNKDDYDNSRRMGFLWSWNHMISKKWKSSQTPATGDEGFQMRMLRDFKHFCANQEQRLSQFWDHCWELRDRAQGIQSC, from the exons atgaagtcTTTTAAACTTATTGTCCACCAGTCCAGTTTTAGTC CACTAGAccttattattaacttaaaagaCTACCCTGGACTAAAAGAAAAGGATATTGTTGAAATCTATCATCCTGAAAATGACTACCCAAGACTACTGTTACAAGTCACAAGAGTGGATGCACCGGGGCGAGGACGAG ACACCATCAGTGTTGAACAGAGCATAGCCATAACTTTTCAATTGCGAACCTTTGCGGATGTATACGTAAACATAGTAAACGTAGCTGATGTCGCTTTGGACTCCGTGGAGCTTACATTCAAAGACCAGTACATGGGAAGGTCGGAAATGTGGAGATTGAAAAACAGCTTG GTTAGTACCTGTGTATACTTGAACAAGAAGATAGAGTACTGCGGTAGCGCCATAAGATGCCAAGTCTACGAGATGTGGTCTCAAGGGGACAGGGTCGCGTGTGGAGTCATCACCGAGGATACAAAGATTGTATTCAGATCGTCCACGTCAATGGTGTACCTGTTCATACAAATGTCTTCGGAAATGTGGGACTTTGATATACACGGTGACTTGTATTTCGAAAAGGCTGTGAATGGATTTCTTGCAGATCTTTTCGCTAAATGGAAG AAAAATGGCAGCAATCATGAAGTGacgatagttttattttcaaggACATTTTATAAGGCTAAATCGCTAGAAGAGTTCCCTCAACACATGAAAGAATGTTTGCAAAAAGATTATAGGGGCAGATTTTATGAAGATTTTTATAG GGTAGCAGTTCAAAATGAGAGATATGAAGACTGGTCCAACGTTCTCCTACAACTAAGGAGACTTTTCACAGATTAtcagaaaattgttttacaatatcACGAAAGACCGAACTTGGAGATTCCGACGGCAATCAACTCGACAGCTGCTCAAGGAAACTTCCttgaagttttaaatatgaGTTTAAACG TGTTCGAGAAGCATTACCTAGACCGGTGTTTCGACCGTACCGGCCAGCTCAGTGTCGTCATCACACCGGGAGTGGGAGTCTTCGAAGTCGACAGGGAACTGACCAACGTCACAAAACAACGGATCATAGACAACGGTGTCGGGAGCGACTTAGTCTGTGTTGGCGAACAACCTCTTCACGCCGTACCTCTCCTTAAATTCCACAACAAGGATAACAACCTCAACTCTATAGACGATTACTCAATGCCACATTGGATTAACTTGTCTTTTTATTCGACAAATAAAAAGGTCGCATATTCCAATTTTATTCCTAGGATTAAACTGCCGCCACGAAAGAGCCAGGAGCCGTTAAGAAAAATGTACGAAGATGAGCGGAAAGGAAAGTTGTTGAAGGAAGACGAATATATGCATAATTCTATATTTGATTACGATGCGTACGACGCACAGGTATTCCAGTTGCCGCCGGCACACAGCACGTG TGTGCAGAGGGTGACTCGGACGAAAAAGACTTCTGTGGCTGGTCTCGAAGGCATGAATAGAAGAAGCCCGCCCTCATCCAGTTTGCATCACAGGAAGATGTCGGACCCTGATATACATCACACAGTTGCCGACATCTTAGCTAATAGTA ATAAGCAAGGAGCCTATGACACGAACAGCGATGCGACGGACTCTCCTCTATCCAGCAACAGACTGTCGCCGCGCAGTTCCATCTCCTCTCACAAACCGGTGATTAGGACGGGCCGGGCGCTCATCAACCCGTTCGACCCTTCCCACGTCACCGTCAAACTGACGAGCAACAGGCGGCGGTGGACTCACATATTTCCTAAAg GCCCTACTGGTGTTTTAATACAACAGCATCACTACCAAGCACGGCCGGCGGGTGAACCCGCATCGAGGAGTGAGGACGCTCGCTGTGAGAATAACATCCAAAAGGAGAATGGATCTtcatcaataataaataacaatcattCTATTTACCAGGTTGATG GTAACGTCATAGGCCGTAAACGTATGATAAGTGCGTCGGGAACGTTAGCAGTCCTGGGCGTGTCGGCGGGCGCGCCCTCCACCACCAACAACGCGTCGCTGGCGCTGCTGTGGGGCGCCACCGGCGAGCAGGAGTGGACGCCCGCGCTCACCACAG CGAACCGAGCTATAG GTGTTGACTGGAAATCCCTAACAATCCCGGCGTGTTTACCGATTACTACGGATTACTTCCCGGATAAGAGGTCGTTACAGAACGACTACTTAGTGTCCGACTACAATCTACTGCCTGATGACGTAAATGCTGATTTTGCACAAAATAGAGCGATTTATAAAGAGCCACTTACTACGATGGAGGTCTTCAAAGAGTTAGTCTCTCAAAGATTGGCACAG GGATTCCAACTAATAGTTGGTGTAAATGAGAATGAAGTCATCGAGTCACATTGCCCGTCCACTGCTGCCCCGCCCCCCAGTAAGGTGGCCCCGCAGTGCGGCAAACCCGTCAATGTAGCCCCAACAAAGCGATACTTGCTCTCTATCGGAAGGATCTTCCATAAACTTACCCTTGTTGGCTCAACTATCACCGTCACGAGATATAGACCCAG acaCCCATACCCGCCGTTTAACATCCACTACCGCTACCGTTTCCACGCTCCGAACCACGACACGTACGAGGTGTCCTGGGTATCCTTCACCACGGAGAAACTCGAAACGTACAACTGGAACTACATGGACCATTACATTTGTACGCGTGGTGATACGGACTTCGCTCTCGTTGAG GCACTCAAATATTGGCGGTTCCGTACTCTCCTCTTGCCATTATACAACTCGGCAACCAAACTAATAATGGATGACGACGCGACCCACTGCGACATATACCCGCAGCCGACGCGACACGATCTCGACCAGCTGACAGATGGATTCCTCAAAATGACAGAGCAATACTTCAATAAAGTCAAAAGACCCAACAAGCAGAGG ATGGcgctggcgggcgcgggcgcggccgacGCGGCGCTCACGCGGCGCCGACACTCCACCTCCATCCTCACGCGCAGCGCGCAG CAACTATCACCTATTAAGTCACTAAATACTAGTCAAAGTAACAA GGCCGCAGCTAAAACTGTTCTGGAAAGGACACAGTCTCAGACGGGTGAATCGGATGACACTTATGACGATgg cGTTCTAGAGCCCAAATTAAAAGCGAACTCGACGTTGGCGGAGATAATTGAACGCATGCGCAGTTCCACGTTGGGTGTCGGCTTCTTACAACAGACTGTCAGTCTACCCTCACATACATTCGTGTCTATATACGCCATACATTGGCTGCAAGCTAATATGGAGGCAGTTACTTATGAGAAAGCTACGTCAATTATGGAG AAACTACAGCAAGAAAAAATGATCTGCCATGCTTCAGGCGATACATCAAAACGTTTTGTTGTTGGTTATTATATGTATCATATACTTCCacagaaaaaggaaaaag ACAGCCAGCCCGAGTACGTGAAGCCTTTAGGTGATCTACAAAGCTTCGAAAACGAGTGGATGGAGGTGGAAGTGTTGGGACCGCGGTCTCCGTTGCTCTCAGCGGAGGCTATGATGGGGGCTATAGACATATCTGGCTTCAGCCCAGTGACAGACGAGACTGGGGTACCAGCATTCCTCTGTGACAATATCGACCCTAGTTATATGCAACTTGGGTCTGATAGTGATA tgCCTTTATACAAGAACACGCATTTAGACATCGACATCAACAACAAGAGCGACCGCATCGAATGGGGCCACGCTCGCTACCAGGCCACGTTCCGGCCAGACCAGGCCTACGAGATGTGCATACAGTGGGCTGTCGCCAGCGGGAATATCGTCGCTGAactg ataTTCGGATGGGCTCGTAAAGCGCAGAGCTGTCGTCTACAAATGGTACCGATACCGGCGGACCCGCTGGCGTTGCCGTTCACATTGAAATCAGACCCCTTGCGGGGACCTATATACGTGCCACTCAACGAAGAGCCCCTGCTCAGAAGCAAAGCAACTTTATTTGAAG GTTTCCCTGAAGACACGTGGCTCGAACGTTTGTTCCTCTTCCAAGAGGCGATAGTGGGTCGCTTCGGCTTTATAAAGTGTACGGTAGAGAGTACCTCCCACGAGGCTGGCGTCGGCGACCACCTGTACGTGCACGTCACAGGGAACATGTTCATACTCATCCCCACTACTGTCAAGTCCGAACAACGAGCGCTCAGGACCAAGCCAGCTAATAAACCCGTTAATGCTAGCAG ATACCCAGTGCATTCTGAAGCGGCACCCAGTCCGCATGAGGGCTACATAACGAGGCACGTTAGCGGGAAAAATAAGGACGATTATGATAACAGTCGGCGG aTGGGATTCCTATGGTCTTGGAATCATATGATATCAAAGAAGTGGAAATCATCTCAAACGCCGGCGACAGGTGACGAAGGCTTCCAAATGCGAATGCTGAGAGACTTCAAACATTTCTGTGCTAATCAGGAACAGAGGCTAAGCCAATTCTGGGATCATTGTTGGGAACTAAGAGACAGGGCCCAGGGAATACAATCTTGTTAA
- the LOC113504386 gene encoding GATOR complex protein DEPDC5 isoform X1, translating to MKSFKLIVHQSSFSPLDLIINLKDYPGLKEKDIVEIYHPENDYPRLLLQVTRVDAPGRGRDTISVEQSIAITFQLRTFADVYVNIVNVADVALDSVELTFKDQYMGRSEMWRLKNSLVSTCVYLNKKIEYCGSAIRCQVYEMWSQGDRVACGVITEDTKIVFRSSTSMVYLFIQMSSEMWDFDIHGDLYFEKAVNGFLADLFAKWKKNGSNHEVTIVLFSRTFYKAKSLEEFPQHMKECLQKDYRGRFYEDFYRVAVQNERYEDWSNVLLQLRRLFTDYQKIVLQYHERPNLEIPTAINSTAAQGNFLEVLNMSLNVFEKHYLDRCFDRTGQLSVVITPGVGVFEVDRELTNVTKQRIIDNGVGSDLVCVGEQPLHAVPLLKFHNKDNNLNSIDDYSMPHWINLSFYSTNKKVAYSNFIPRIKLPPRKSQEPLRKMYEDERKGKLLKEDEYMHNSIFDYDAYDAQVFQLPPAHSTCVQRVTRTKKTSVAGLEGMNRRSPPSSSLHHRKMSDPDIHHTVADILANSNKQGAYDTNSDATDSPLSSNRLSPRSSISSHKPVIRTGRALINPFDPSHVTVKLTSNRRRWTHIFPKGPTGVLIQQHHYQARPAGEPASRSEDARCENNIQKENGSSSIINNNHSIYQVDGNVIGRKRMISASGTLAVLGVSAGAPSTTNNASLALLWGATGEQEWTPALTTANRAIGVDWKSLTIPACLPITTDYFPDKRSLQNDYLVSDYNLLPDDVNADFAQNRAIYKEPLTTMEVFKELVSQRLAQGFQLIVGVNENEVIESHCPSTAAPPPSKVAPQCGKPVNVAPTKRYLLSIGRIFHKLTLVGSTITVTRYRPRHPYPPFNIHYRYRFHAPNHDTYEVSWVSFTTEKLETYNWNYMDHYICTRGDTDFALVEALKYWRFRTLLLPLYNSATKLIMDDDATHCDIYPQPTRHDLDQLTDGFLKMTEQYFNKVKRPNKQRMALAGAGAADAALTRRRHSTSILTRSAQGGVSNSPFRERVGSTRLPDRPRLRIEAMAAAKTVLERTQSQTGESDDTYDDGVLEPKLKANSTLAEIIERMRSSTLGVGFLQQTVSLPSHTFVSIYAIHWLQANMEAVTYEKATSIMEKLQQEKMICHASGDTSKRFVVGYYMYHILPQKKEKDSQPEYVKPLGDLQSFENEWMEVEVLGPRSPLLSAEAMMGAIDISGFSPVTDETGVPAFLCDNIDPSYMQLGSDSDMPLYKNTHLDIDINNKSDRIEWGHARYQATFRPDQAYEMCIQWAVASGNIVAELIFGWARKAQSCRLQMVPIPADPLALPFTLKSDPLRGPIYVPLNEEPLLRSKATLFEGFPEDTWLERLFLFQEAIVGRFGFIKCTVESTSHEAGVGDHLYVHVTGNMFILIPTTVKSEQRALRTKPANKPVNASRYPVHSEAAPSPHEGYITRHVSGKNKDDYDNSRRMGFLWSWNHMISKKWKSSQTPATGDEGFQMRMLRDFKHFCANQEQRLSQFWDHCWELRDRAQGIQSC from the exons atgaagtcTTTTAAACTTATTGTCCACCAGTCCAGTTTTAGTC CACTAGAccttattattaacttaaaagaCTACCCTGGACTAAAAGAAAAGGATATTGTTGAAATCTATCATCCTGAAAATGACTACCCAAGACTACTGTTACAAGTCACAAGAGTGGATGCACCGGGGCGAGGACGAG ACACCATCAGTGTTGAACAGAGCATAGCCATAACTTTTCAATTGCGAACCTTTGCGGATGTATACGTAAACATAGTAAACGTAGCTGATGTCGCTTTGGACTCCGTGGAGCTTACATTCAAAGACCAGTACATGGGAAGGTCGGAAATGTGGAGATTGAAAAACAGCTTG GTTAGTACCTGTGTATACTTGAACAAGAAGATAGAGTACTGCGGTAGCGCCATAAGATGCCAAGTCTACGAGATGTGGTCTCAAGGGGACAGGGTCGCGTGTGGAGTCATCACCGAGGATACAAAGATTGTATTCAGATCGTCCACGTCAATGGTGTACCTGTTCATACAAATGTCTTCGGAAATGTGGGACTTTGATATACACGGTGACTTGTATTTCGAAAAGGCTGTGAATGGATTTCTTGCAGATCTTTTCGCTAAATGGAAG AAAAATGGCAGCAATCATGAAGTGacgatagttttattttcaaggACATTTTATAAGGCTAAATCGCTAGAAGAGTTCCCTCAACACATGAAAGAATGTTTGCAAAAAGATTATAGGGGCAGATTTTATGAAGATTTTTATAG GGTAGCAGTTCAAAATGAGAGATATGAAGACTGGTCCAACGTTCTCCTACAACTAAGGAGACTTTTCACAGATTAtcagaaaattgttttacaatatcACGAAAGACCGAACTTGGAGATTCCGACGGCAATCAACTCGACAGCTGCTCAAGGAAACTTCCttgaagttttaaatatgaGTTTAAACG TGTTCGAGAAGCATTACCTAGACCGGTGTTTCGACCGTACCGGCCAGCTCAGTGTCGTCATCACACCGGGAGTGGGAGTCTTCGAAGTCGACAGGGAACTGACCAACGTCACAAAACAACGGATCATAGACAACGGTGTCGGGAGCGACTTAGTCTGTGTTGGCGAACAACCTCTTCACGCCGTACCTCTCCTTAAATTCCACAACAAGGATAACAACCTCAACTCTATAGACGATTACTCAATGCCACATTGGATTAACTTGTCTTTTTATTCGACAAATAAAAAGGTCGCATATTCCAATTTTATTCCTAGGATTAAACTGCCGCCACGAAAGAGCCAGGAGCCGTTAAGAAAAATGTACGAAGATGAGCGGAAAGGAAAGTTGTTGAAGGAAGACGAATATATGCATAATTCTATATTTGATTACGATGCGTACGACGCACAGGTATTCCAGTTGCCGCCGGCACACAGCACGTG TGTGCAGAGGGTGACTCGGACGAAAAAGACTTCTGTGGCTGGTCTCGAAGGCATGAATAGAAGAAGCCCGCCCTCATCCAGTTTGCATCACAGGAAGATGTCGGACCCTGATATACATCACACAGTTGCCGACATCTTAGCTAATAGTA ATAAGCAAGGAGCCTATGACACGAACAGCGATGCGACGGACTCTCCTCTATCCAGCAACAGACTGTCGCCGCGCAGTTCCATCTCCTCTCACAAACCGGTGATTAGGACGGGCCGGGCGCTCATCAACCCGTTCGACCCTTCCCACGTCACCGTCAAACTGACGAGCAACAGGCGGCGGTGGACTCACATATTTCCTAAAg GCCCTACTGGTGTTTTAATACAACAGCATCACTACCAAGCACGGCCGGCGGGTGAACCCGCATCGAGGAGTGAGGACGCTCGCTGTGAGAATAACATCCAAAAGGAGAATGGATCTtcatcaataataaataacaatcattCTATTTACCAGGTTGATG GTAACGTCATAGGCCGTAAACGTATGATAAGTGCGTCGGGAACGTTAGCAGTCCTGGGCGTGTCGGCGGGCGCGCCCTCCACCACCAACAACGCGTCGCTGGCGCTGCTGTGGGGCGCCACCGGCGAGCAGGAGTGGACGCCCGCGCTCACCACAG CGAACCGAGCTATAG GTGTTGACTGGAAATCCCTAACAATCCCGGCGTGTTTACCGATTACTACGGATTACTTCCCGGATAAGAGGTCGTTACAGAACGACTACTTAGTGTCCGACTACAATCTACTGCCTGATGACGTAAATGCTGATTTTGCACAAAATAGAGCGATTTATAAAGAGCCACTTACTACGATGGAGGTCTTCAAAGAGTTAGTCTCTCAAAGATTGGCACAG GGATTCCAACTAATAGTTGGTGTAAATGAGAATGAAGTCATCGAGTCACATTGCCCGTCCACTGCTGCCCCGCCCCCCAGTAAGGTGGCCCCGCAGTGCGGCAAACCCGTCAATGTAGCCCCAACAAAGCGATACTTGCTCTCTATCGGAAGGATCTTCCATAAACTTACCCTTGTTGGCTCAACTATCACCGTCACGAGATATAGACCCAG acaCCCATACCCGCCGTTTAACATCCACTACCGCTACCGTTTCCACGCTCCGAACCACGACACGTACGAGGTGTCCTGGGTATCCTTCACCACGGAGAAACTCGAAACGTACAACTGGAACTACATGGACCATTACATTTGTACGCGTGGTGATACGGACTTCGCTCTCGTTGAG GCACTCAAATATTGGCGGTTCCGTACTCTCCTCTTGCCATTATACAACTCGGCAACCAAACTAATAATGGATGACGACGCGACCCACTGCGACATATACCCGCAGCCGACGCGACACGATCTCGACCAGCTGACAGATGGATTCCTCAAAATGACAGAGCAATACTTCAATAAAGTCAAAAGACCCAACAAGCAGAGG ATGGcgctggcgggcgcgggcgcggccgacGCGGCGCTCACGCGGCGCCGACACTCCACCTCCATCCTCACGCGCAGCGCGCAG GGCGGTGTGTCCAACTCGCCGTTCAGGGAGCGTGTGGGCAGCACGCGCCTGCCTGACCGACCGAGGCTCCGGATTGAAGCCAT GGCCGCAGCTAAAACTGTTCTGGAAAGGACACAGTCTCAGACGGGTGAATCGGATGACACTTATGACGATgg cGTTCTAGAGCCCAAATTAAAAGCGAACTCGACGTTGGCGGAGATAATTGAACGCATGCGCAGTTCCACGTTGGGTGTCGGCTTCTTACAACAGACTGTCAGTCTACCCTCACATACATTCGTGTCTATATACGCCATACATTGGCTGCAAGCTAATATGGAGGCAGTTACTTATGAGAAAGCTACGTCAATTATGGAG AAACTACAGCAAGAAAAAATGATCTGCCATGCTTCAGGCGATACATCAAAACGTTTTGTTGTTGGTTATTATATGTATCATATACTTCCacagaaaaaggaaaaag ACAGCCAGCCCGAGTACGTGAAGCCTTTAGGTGATCTACAAAGCTTCGAAAACGAGTGGATGGAGGTGGAAGTGTTGGGACCGCGGTCTCCGTTGCTCTCAGCGGAGGCTATGATGGGGGCTATAGACATATCTGGCTTCAGCCCAGTGACAGACGAGACTGGGGTACCAGCATTCCTCTGTGACAATATCGACCCTAGTTATATGCAACTTGGGTCTGATAGTGATA tgCCTTTATACAAGAACACGCATTTAGACATCGACATCAACAACAAGAGCGACCGCATCGAATGGGGCCACGCTCGCTACCAGGCCACGTTCCGGCCAGACCAGGCCTACGAGATGTGCATACAGTGGGCTGTCGCCAGCGGGAATATCGTCGCTGAactg ataTTCGGATGGGCTCGTAAAGCGCAGAGCTGTCGTCTACAAATGGTACCGATACCGGCGGACCCGCTGGCGTTGCCGTTCACATTGAAATCAGACCCCTTGCGGGGACCTATATACGTGCCACTCAACGAAGAGCCCCTGCTCAGAAGCAAAGCAACTTTATTTGAAG GTTTCCCTGAAGACACGTGGCTCGAACGTTTGTTCCTCTTCCAAGAGGCGATAGTGGGTCGCTTCGGCTTTATAAAGTGTACGGTAGAGAGTACCTCCCACGAGGCTGGCGTCGGCGACCACCTGTACGTGCACGTCACAGGGAACATGTTCATACTCATCCCCACTACTGTCAAGTCCGAACAACGAGCGCTCAGGACCAAGCCAGCTAATAAACCCGTTAATGCTAGCAG ATACCCAGTGCATTCTGAAGCGGCACCCAGTCCGCATGAGGGCTACATAACGAGGCACGTTAGCGGGAAAAATAAGGACGATTATGATAACAGTCGGCGG aTGGGATTCCTATGGTCTTGGAATCATATGATATCAAAGAAGTGGAAATCATCTCAAACGCCGGCGACAGGTGACGAAGGCTTCCAAATGCGAATGCTGAGAGACTTCAAACATTTCTGTGCTAATCAGGAACAGAGGCTAAGCCAATTCTGGGATCATTGTTGGGAACTAAGAGACAGGGCCCAGGGAATACAATCTTGTTAA